Proteins encoded in a region of the Diospyros lotus cultivar Yz01 chromosome 9, ASM1463336v1, whole genome shotgun sequence genome:
- the LOC127809202 gene encoding WAT1-related protein At1g68170-like: MRKIWNTIHGLRPAMLMVVVQATFAGVNVFYKLAANDGMSLRVLVAYRFLFAAAFIVPIAIIVERRRRPKLTWKLAGQAFLVGLLVGTAAQNLYLGSLVLTSATFASAMTNLVPAITFVLAISFGLEKLGWGTVAGKAKVAGTLMCIGGAMLLTFYKGVEINLWSTDLDLLHSHSHNNSRLGSGNLKLGAILSVCCCFSSAIGLILQAKMIQGYPCPYSTTAMVVTMGAIQSVGFAVCMERDWEQWKLGWNIRLLSASYSGIVASGVMLTFMAWCVQMRGPLFVSVFNPLMLVLVAIAGSLLLDEKLHLGSVLGAGVIVLGLYTVLWGKGKELKRMVQLMPSKSSREFSERIEITVTATTTTTTTTSADDHNINNIDVDVNSSSSGSTIVIDPNGIPVVYSNDALDAPNIPTKRLDSGLEVEEEEHHEEIIDIRT; this comes from the exons ATGAGGAAGATATGGAACACTATACACGGGCTGCGCCCGGCGATGTTGATGGTAGTCGTTCAGGCCACATTTGCCGGAGTCAACGTCTTCTACAAGCTCGCTGCCAACGACGGCATGAGCCTCAGGGTTCTGGTTGCCTACCGCTTTCTCTTCGCTGCCGCCTTCATCGTTCCCATTGCCATCATCGTCGAAAG AAGAAGAAGGCCAAAGCTCACGTGGAAGCTAGCGGGGCAGGCGTTTCTAGTTGGATTACTGGT GGGTACCGCtgctcaaaatttatatttgggGAGTTTGGTGTTAACCTCTGCAACGTTTGCTTCCGCCATGACCAATTTGGTTCCTGCCATCACCTTCGTTTTGGCAATCTCTTTCGG GTTGGAGAAGCTAGGATGGGGTACAGTGGCAGGGAAGGCGAAGGTGGCGGGAACATTGATGTGCATTGGAGGGGCGATGCTGCTCACCTTCTACAAAGGCGTTGAGATCAACCTCTGGTCTACAGACCTTGACCTTCTTCACAGCCACAGCCACAATAATTCACGCCTGGGATCTGGCAATCTCAAGTTGGGAGCTATCCTCAGCGTTTGCTGCTGCTTCTCCAGCGCCATCGGATTAATTCTGCAG GCGAAGATGATACAGGGCTACCCATGTCCCTACTCGACGACGGCCATGGTTGTGACGATGGGAGCCATCCAGTCTGTTGGGTTTGCAGTGTGCATGGAGAGGGACTGGGAGCAATGGAAGTTGGGCTGGAACATCAGGCTACTCTCTGCATCTTACTCG gGAATCGTGGCCTCTGGGGTCATGTTGACGTTCATGGCATGGTGCGTCCAAATGAGAGGCCCGCTCTTTGTATCAGTGTTCAACCCTCTCATGCTCGTGCTTGTGGCCATTGCTGGCTCCTTGCTTCTCGACGAGAAGCTACACTTGGGCAG CGTTCTAGGAGCGGGGGTGATAGTGTTGGGATTATACACGGTTCTGTGGGGGAAAGGCAAAGAGTTGAAGAGGATGGTCCAGCTGATGCCATCGAAGAGCTCAAGAGAATTCTCCGAAAGAATTGAGATCACCGTCACTGCTACAACTACTACTACCACCACTACTTCAGCCGATGatcataatattaataatattgacgTGGACGTGAATTCGAGCAGCAGCGGCAGCACCATTGTGATTGATCCCAACGGCATTCCTGTGGTATACTCTAACGACGCTCTGGACGCCCCAAACATCCCAACAAAGAGATTGGACAGTGGGttagaagtagaagaagaagagcatcaTGAAGAAATTATTGATATCAGGACATAG